One region of Wyeomyia smithii strain HCP4-BCI-WySm-NY-G18 chromosome 3, ASM2978416v1, whole genome shotgun sequence genomic DNA includes:
- the LOC129730075 gene encoding neuroendocrine protein 7B2, producing MYFFFVLASLMAACAPPVALAYLSAGLKDQLLSDVLLREIVDRMGKDIAEAADSYIDPMDEFPGRLAMMARASKDLESEQLDYDALLDGNPNPSTRDQEYLQHSSLWGHQYVSGGAGEGPHRPKPQVKTDASLPAYCNPPNPCPVGYTEDQGCTLDFENTAAFSREYQAAQDCMCDGEHMFNCPAQPQNEAGSQMDSDLESFIARQFHTQEHKNLVAKKFHVKKNSNPFLKGEKLPIAAKKGYNVLS from the exons AtgtatttcttttttgttttggccTCGCTGATGGCTGCCTGTGCCCCACCGGTGGCACTGGCATACCTATCAGCGGGCTTGAAGGATCAGCTACTGTCGGACGTACTGTTGCGTGAGATCGTTGATCGAATGGGCAAGGACATAGCGGAAGCGGCCGATTCGTACATTGACCCGATGGACGAGTTTCCCGGTCGACTAGCGATGATGGCCCGTGCCAGTAAGGACTTGGAGTCGGAACAATTAGACTACGACGCTTTGCTCGATGGAAATCCGAACCCGTCTACCCGCGATCAGGAGTACTTGCAGCACAGTTCCCTGTGGGGCCATCAGTACGTGTCGGGTGGCGCCGGAGAGGGTCCGCATCGACCGAAACCACAAGTGAAAACCGATGCCAGCCTTCCCGCCTACTGTAATCCACCGAATCCCTGTCCGGTAGGCTATACGGAAGATCAGGGTTGCACACTGGATTTCGAGAATACTGCAGCATTCAGTCGAGAGTACCAAGCTGCCCAGGATTGTATGTGTGACGGGGAGCACATGTTCAATTGTCCGGCCCAGCCGCAAAATGAGGCCGGCTCCCAGATGGACTCGGATTTGGAAAGCTTTATCGCCCGCCAGTTCCACACTCAGGAGCATAAAAATTTGGTGGCAAAGAAGTTTCATGTTAAGAAG AATTCCAATCCGTTCCTGAAAGGTGAAAAGCTGCCGATCGCAGCGAAGAAAGGCTACAACGTGCTGTCCTAA